The Diabrotica virgifera virgifera chromosome 4, PGI_DIABVI_V3a genome segment tacttgtatgtgccttttattaattcagttaattaatatgattatttcattcataggagattctgaccaatagaaagctacagaaatctgaattaaatcgataattttttataatctcccgtcgttaagtatattacgtcagatgcccttcgttgctacgaaaaaatacattcagtgacattaatgacaattaatgttttaaaaattataaaagtgatgactttcaatcgtcaaatatttataaaaactgtgtgtttaatggtacttacataaataaattaaaataaaattttggttttgaacagttttattcatgaaataatcgcaacaaattgcactcgacctctgaaattaatatagaatttttgctctcgttacactttgacataatttcactcgccttcgcctcgtgaaattaaaactgtcaaagtgtcactcgggaaaaattcaataatttcagagctcttgtgcaattactactgataatcatttcactaactatgtattcagtgattgtaataatttatttactgtacaacaaaaactaatactcaatggAGAAAAGCGGAAAAGtgataaaatgattttttaataatatattgttactatggaacgcttacaattttgaacatctttaacaacaaaatacttggatcacagaatatatcctggtgtattctctgcttggatcttccataaataataaacaaataactttttattaagttcacgacttaaatcaattatttatcaaataaactatcaatattatttaatcaacagcTCAAAATattattcccgatgccatgtcaaatatttaaaattaccactgtcttgtcaccatattctattcaactcagtgcgttgtatgacaaagatagccaatcttcgatttggaaaatatcaccacggacatggtgtccatttttttcgaatcttgaaaaaactaataaatatttttaaaaaatttaaacgtgtaatgaaagattaaattattatcaagggccgaaagtcccttagaataaataaaatgtttcttCTGAATGAgagatttgaaattaaaaatcacactacattttctcttagtttttcacccctgtaacttattaaaataaacattatagaagttttcagggactttcggccctcggtatgaacgtaatctttcattctgcgtttaaatttttcaaaaatacttatcagttttctcaggattcgaaaaaaatttatcccatttaaatagcattggagccgaaactttgtaccgatccccttaataaaatataaaataatgttaaattaaaaattttattgggacCATTTTCTGGTTACACCCCCGTGGCTTCTCAAAATGCAAGCCAAGCGGATGTTGGAgctaggaagatgagggaattctataatttgcaattcacatcccatctgtCGAGCGCGGAAGAATTCCAACGAAAATAAAACCCTACATACTTAGATAGGACTACATATTACTAGTAGAAATAAATATGAATAACTATTTCCATCTCGTTGCAACTTAATGCAACACgaagccaaagccgtcttatatttcagttcgtttagagagcgAGTTCGTTTGATATATAGACTTGTTTTCATCTTCATTTTTGGAATCATTTTCTACACTCTCTAACCAATTTCCCTTGCGTCTACAATAATTACAAGTGGTATTCTTCTTTAAGtcttgtatatttgttttctttttattggTGGCTTCCAGTTTACTTTGTAAAGCCTCTACTTGTAAAGCAAGGCGAGATATTTCAGAGTCATCATTATTTATTCTCTACAACCTTGCTGCTAAATTTTCAAAAGTTTGCTGATCACTAGCTGCAGAGTACCAGGCAGTGCGAAAGGCATTAAATCTAGGACCAAACTATTAATCCCTTTGGAACAAACAGCACTATTACTAAtagcgttgattgaaatattgatacCTCAATCAACGCTAATAGTTTCTTTAACATCTTTTAACTGTCCAATAGTTTTATTGTTAATATTATGCTCTGCAACTTTTGCGTTCTCATGCATTTTATagtcataatttttttttgccataGTAACTCtctacatatttatatatttctgTCGTTTGTTCATGTATTGTTATCAGTCTTGATCACATTTGTCATCCCATTCTTTCCACTGTTAGTTTGGTATCCTCGTTCTCTAACTGTTCAATTCATAACTGACAGCAGTTTCTCTGTTTTAAACAAAATGGTTACACTAAATTTCCAAAGTTGAAAATTGGAGACATCAAATTTGGTAATATTCCAGAATCAATTTTCATAGCTGAGGATATTTTTGCGCTtcactgaatgtttattttgTAATTGTACGAGTCTAACGTAGCGAAAAATAAACAGGGAGCCCCTCAAGACTTGAACGTGAACTAACGAAACTTTTTACCTCGCACCGGCTACTTCTCAAATCTCTAAATACGGTGTCTAGGCCCGTAACCTCATGAATAAAATAGCTCTACTGTCATACTGTCAGTTGGTAAAAAGCGTATTCATCTATTGGCCTCAGAATTGAGAACCTCAACAAAAACCGTTTAATAGTTTTGACAATATTGTCAAACTAAAACAAAAACTCTTCTTTTCTCTATCTTGAATATTACATATTagttcattttatttttattatgttatacatgtttaattttatttttattactgaACTCAAAAAGTATACAATCATAGCGCGTTAGTTTGTAAGCTACTGTCTAAAATTCgtttattgttaaattaaaaaagtttttttttatttttcagaatGACGATCCTGAATATTTGACTCCGTTTTCTGTAATGAAACAAGAAATATTTGATGAAAGCGATGAAGATCAAGCTCCAAGGGCTATGGGTTCTATTCAGAAAGTACCATCGATCAGTGATTTATCTGATCCGGAAGCATCTTTGGGTGagttttgttttataataattaGATATACATAGAAAGATATTCAAATACTTACACTGTTCTTAAACGTTTtaattaatcaaattattttAGAGGCACTGATAAGGTACGATTCCGAAAGTGGCTGCAGACTGCAAACCGCAGACTGCAGCGACAGTGTCGTCTGCGGTCAAACCAATTCCGAGCAGAACTGCACTGCATCTACATAATAGCGACAACAGCATTGCACGATGGGAATTTATAGTATGTATAATATTAAAAGTCTTATAAGTAGGATGCCagacgcaatgaacaacgatgaaTTAATGTTATATCTTCTGATGGAAGAAGAAGATGACGACGATCTTTTACTTTTGCATTATCAAAGAAAAAGGAAGTCAACTAGGTCTCtatttaaaaatagacaatttgaagGAAGCTTGCGTCGTAAATAACTGAATATTTTGCTACACAATTAATTAATTGCACTTCTTATTCATTTGAAATACTCATTTTCAAAAGAAATTCAATTCTTTTCACTTTTCAGTCAATTTGGAAGCAAAAATACGTGTTG includes the following:
- the LOC126883743 gene encoding uncharacterized protein LOC126883743; its protein translation is MELESFENSFDYGLEDEDFYESPPLKKSNQRKVTFNPQVFSKNDDPEYLTPFSVMKQEIFDESDEDQAPRAMGSIQKVPSISDLSDPEASLEALIRYDSESGCRLQTADCSDSVVCGQTNSEQNCTAST